A window of Rattus norvegicus strain BN/NHsdMcwi chromosome 14, GRCr8, whole genome shotgun sequence contains these coding sequences:
- the Csf2ra gene encoding granulocyte-macrophage colony-stimulating factor receptor subunit alpha isoform X5 → MSCTVIDQEAGIRRRVRSRGCRCRFQPMELHRGVDLEVAGDKGHAQVHQTLRFENEGAPGSGAENLTCEILAAHFLCCYWAVGPAAPDDIRYSLRVLNATGHEVASCSAAPGTPPTRCQADDLTHLPRLAYIVVTGQSRTGLVRFLDAVVNTKGIERLGPPDNVSASCNFSHCTITWAPPPTWAPMTEQDFRFEIEWKSCPPLSSSTQKAEPSSIAQKVVIAGREDNAFAFPSPAPRGRLWVRVRAGDTRSDRWSDWSPALELGSEATTPPRALVLAASSCAALLCALALGAACRRLALSRRLLPPIPGIRDRVSDDERVNSEVRGHGGRGARGSEVLLTLAPPTAPGRPLTLSVPPPPGRR, encoded by the exons ATGTCGTGCACGGTGATTGACCAGGAGGCAGGGATCCGGCGCAGAGTGCGG TCCCGGGGCTGCCGCTGCCGGTTTCAGCCAATGGAGTTACACCGCGGGGTCGACCTGGAGGTTGCGGGGGACAAAGGCCATGCCCAAGTCCATCAGACTCTGCGCTTCGAGAATGAAG GTGCCCCAGGCTCCGGGGCAGAGAACCTGACCTGTGAGATCCTTGCTGCCCACTTCCTGTGCTGTTATTGGGCGGTGGGGCCGGCTGCACCCGATGACATCAGATACTCACTGCGCGTGCTCAACGCCAC TGGTCATGAGGTCGCCAGCTGCTCCGCTGCCCCCGGAACCCCACCCACGCGTTGCCAGGCTGATGATCTCACACATCTGCCCCGCCTCGCATACATCGTCGTCACTGGGCAGAGCCGGACGGGGCTGGTGCGGTTCCTGGATGCCGTGGTCAACACCAAGGGCATTG AGCGCCTGGGTCCCCCAGATAACGTCTCTGCCTCCTGTAACTTCTCCCACTGCACCATCACCTGGGCTCCGCCCCCTACCTGGGCGCCTATGACGGAACAGGATTTCCGCTTTGAGATCGAGTGGAAG TCCTGCccacccctttcttcctccactcAGAAGGCGGAGCCCAGCAGCATTGCCCAGAAG GTGGTTATCGCAGGGCGCGAGGACAACGCCTTCGCCttccccagccccgccccccgTGGCCGCCTCTGGGTCAGAGTTCGTGCAGGGGACACACGCAGTGATCGGTGGAGCGACTGGAGCCCCGCCCTGGAGCTCG GCTCGGAGGCCACAACCCCGCCGCGGGCCCTGGTGTTGGCGGCGTCGAGCTGTGCAGCCCTGCTGTGTGCGCTGGCACTGGGGGCGGCCTGCAGGAG ACTCGCGCTCTCACGCCGCCTCCTCCCCCCCATCCCCGGGATCCGGGACCGCGTATCTGATGACGAGCGTGTCAACtcggaggtcagaggtcatggagggaggGGGGCTAGGGGGTCAGAGGTTCTCCTCACCCTAGCCCCACCCACTGCTCCTGGGCGACCTCTGACCCTGTCGGTCCCGCCCCCTCCCGGCAGACGCTGA
- the Csf2ra gene encoding granulocyte-macrophage colony-stimulating factor receptor subunit alpha isoform X8, with translation MSIIPLPQLLALLCCCGLAAATQGPTDPSTPPNLGLAHFHNLTFDPGTWTLSWACGGHDGAVMSCTVIDQEAGIRRRVRSRGCRCRFQPMELHRGVDLEVAGDKGHAQVHQTLRFENEGAPGSGAENLTCEILAAHFLCCYWAVGPAAPDDIRYSLRVLNATGHEVASCSAAPGTPPTRCQADDLTHLPRLAYIVVTGQSRTGLVRFLDAVVNTKGIERLGPPDNVSASCNFSHCTITWAPPPTWAPMTEQDFRFEIEWKSCPPLSSSTQKAEPSSIAQKARRPQPRRGPWCWRRRAVQPCCVRWHWGRPAGDSRSHAASSPPSPGSGTAYLMTSVSTRRR, from the exons ATGAGCatcattcccctgcctcagctcctcgCCCTGCTCTGCTGCTGCGGACTTGCTGCTGCTACTCAGG GCCCCACAGACCCGTCCACGCCCCCTAACCTGGGCCTCGCCCACTTCCACAACCTGACCTTCGACCCCGGGACCTGGACACTGAGCTGGGCCTGTGGCGGCCATGATGGGGCAGTGATGTCGTGCACGGTGATTGACCAGGAGGCAGGGATCCGGCGCAGAGTGCGG TCCCGGGGCTGCCGCTGCCGGTTTCAGCCAATGGAGTTACACCGCGGGGTCGACCTGGAGGTTGCGGGGGACAAAGGCCATGCCCAAGTCCATCAGACTCTGCGCTTCGAGAATGAAG GTGCCCCAGGCTCCGGGGCAGAGAACCTGACCTGTGAGATCCTTGCTGCCCACTTCCTGTGCTGTTATTGGGCGGTGGGGCCGGCTGCACCCGATGACATCAGATACTCACTGCGCGTGCTCAACGCCAC TGGTCATGAGGTCGCCAGCTGCTCCGCTGCCCCCGGAACCCCACCCACGCGTTGCCAGGCTGATGATCTCACACATCTGCCCCGCCTCGCATACATCGTCGTCACTGGGCAGAGCCGGACGGGGCTGGTGCGGTTCCTGGATGCCGTGGTCAACACCAAGGGCATTG AGCGCCTGGGTCCCCCAGATAACGTCTCTGCCTCCTGTAACTTCTCCCACTGCACCATCACCTGGGCTCCGCCCCCTACCTGGGCGCCTATGACGGAACAGGATTTCCGCTTTGAGATCGAGTGGAAG TCCTGCccacccctttcttcctccactcAGAAGGCGGAGCCCAGCAGCATTGCCCAGAAG GCTCGGAGGCCACAACCCCGCCGCGGGCCCTGGTGTTGGCGGCGTCGAGCTGTGCAGCCCTGCTGTGTGCGCTGGCACTGGGGGCGGCCTGCAGGAG ACTCGCGCTCTCACGCCGCCTCCTCCCCCCCATCCCCGGGATCCGGGACCGCGTATCTGATGACGAGCGTGTCAACtcggag ACGCTGA
- the Csf2ra gene encoding granulocyte-macrophage colony-stimulating factor receptor subunit alpha isoform X7 produces MSIIPLPQLLALLCCCGLAAATQGPTDPSTPPNLGLAHFHNLTFDPGTWTLSWACGGHDGAVMSCTVIDQEAGIRRRVRSRGCRCRFQPMELHRGVDLEVAGDKGHAQVHQTLRFENEGAPGSGAENLTCEILAAHFLCCYWAVGPAAPDDIRYSLRVLNATGHEVASCSAAPGTPPTRCQADDLTHLPRLAYIVVTGQSRTGLVRFLDAVVNTKGIERLGPPDNVSASCNFSHCTITWAPPPTWAPMTEQDFRFEIEWKKAEPSSIAQKARRPQPRRGPWCWRRRAVQPCCVRWHWGRPAGDSRSHAASSPPSPGSGTAYLMTSVSTRRSEVMEGGGLGGQRFSSP; encoded by the exons ATGAGCatcattcccctgcctcagctcctcgCCCTGCTCTGCTGCTGCGGACTTGCTGCTGCTACTCAGG GCCCCACAGACCCGTCCACGCCCCCTAACCTGGGCCTCGCCCACTTCCACAACCTGACCTTCGACCCCGGGACCTGGACACTGAGCTGGGCCTGTGGCGGCCATGATGGGGCAGTGATGTCGTGCACGGTGATTGACCAGGAGGCAGGGATCCGGCGCAGAGTGCGG TCCCGGGGCTGCCGCTGCCGGTTTCAGCCAATGGAGTTACACCGCGGGGTCGACCTGGAGGTTGCGGGGGACAAAGGCCATGCCCAAGTCCATCAGACTCTGCGCTTCGAGAATGAAG GTGCCCCAGGCTCCGGGGCAGAGAACCTGACCTGTGAGATCCTTGCTGCCCACTTCCTGTGCTGTTATTGGGCGGTGGGGCCGGCTGCACCCGATGACATCAGATACTCACTGCGCGTGCTCAACGCCAC TGGTCATGAGGTCGCCAGCTGCTCCGCTGCCCCCGGAACCCCACCCACGCGTTGCCAGGCTGATGATCTCACACATCTGCCCCGCCTCGCATACATCGTCGTCACTGGGCAGAGCCGGACGGGGCTGGTGCGGTTCCTGGATGCCGTGGTCAACACCAAGGGCATTG AGCGCCTGGGTCCCCCAGATAACGTCTCTGCCTCCTGTAACTTCTCCCACTGCACCATCACCTGGGCTCCGCCCCCTACCTGGGCGCCTATGACGGAACAGGATTTCCGCTTTGAGATCGAGTGGAAG AAGGCGGAGCCCAGCAGCATTGCCCAGAAG GCTCGGAGGCCACAACCCCGCCGCGGGCCCTGGTGTTGGCGGCGTCGAGCTGTGCAGCCCTGCTGTGTGCGCTGGCACTGGGGGCGGCCTGCAGGAG ACTCGCGCTCTCACGCCGCCTCCTCCCCCCCATCCCCGGGATCCGGGACCGCGTATCTGATGACGAGCGTGTCAACtcggaggtcagaggtcatggagggaggGGGGCTAGGGGGTCAGAGGTTCTCCTCACCCTAG
- the Csf2ra gene encoding granulocyte-macrophage colony-stimulating factor receptor subunit alpha isoform X3 translates to MSIIPLPQLLALLCCCGLAAATQGPTDPSTPPNLGLAHFHNLTFDPGTWTLSWACGGHDGAVMSCTVIDQEAGIRRRVRSRGCRCRFQPMELHRGVDLEVAGDKGHAQVHQTLRFENEGAPGSGAENLTCEILAAHFLCCYWAVGPAAPDDIRYSLRVLNATGHEVASCSAAPGTPPTRCQADDLTHLPRLAYIVVTGQSRTGLVRFLDAVVNTKGIERLGPPDNVSASCNFSHCTITWAPPPTWAPMTEQDFRFEIEWKSCPPLSSSTQKAEPSSIAQKVVIAGREDNAFAFPSPAPRGRLWVRVRAGDTRSDRWSDWSPALELGSEATTPPRALVLAASSCAALLCALALGAACRRLALSRRLLPPIPGIRDRVSDDERVNSETLRKDLLRP, encoded by the exons ATGAGCatcattcccctgcctcagctcctcgCCCTGCTCTGCTGCTGCGGACTTGCTGCTGCTACTCAGG GCCCCACAGACCCGTCCACGCCCCCTAACCTGGGCCTCGCCCACTTCCACAACCTGACCTTCGACCCCGGGACCTGGACACTGAGCTGGGCCTGTGGCGGCCATGATGGGGCAGTGATGTCGTGCACGGTGATTGACCAGGAGGCAGGGATCCGGCGCAGAGTGCGG TCCCGGGGCTGCCGCTGCCGGTTTCAGCCAATGGAGTTACACCGCGGGGTCGACCTGGAGGTTGCGGGGGACAAAGGCCATGCCCAAGTCCATCAGACTCTGCGCTTCGAGAATGAAG GTGCCCCAGGCTCCGGGGCAGAGAACCTGACCTGTGAGATCCTTGCTGCCCACTTCCTGTGCTGTTATTGGGCGGTGGGGCCGGCTGCACCCGATGACATCAGATACTCACTGCGCGTGCTCAACGCCAC TGGTCATGAGGTCGCCAGCTGCTCCGCTGCCCCCGGAACCCCACCCACGCGTTGCCAGGCTGATGATCTCACACATCTGCCCCGCCTCGCATACATCGTCGTCACTGGGCAGAGCCGGACGGGGCTGGTGCGGTTCCTGGATGCCGTGGTCAACACCAAGGGCATTG AGCGCCTGGGTCCCCCAGATAACGTCTCTGCCTCCTGTAACTTCTCCCACTGCACCATCACCTGGGCTCCGCCCCCTACCTGGGCGCCTATGACGGAACAGGATTTCCGCTTTGAGATCGAGTGGAAG TCCTGCccacccctttcttcctccactcAGAAGGCGGAGCCCAGCAGCATTGCCCAGAAG GTGGTTATCGCAGGGCGCGAGGACAACGCCTTCGCCttccccagccccgccccccgTGGCCGCCTCTGGGTCAGAGTTCGTGCAGGGGACACACGCAGTGATCGGTGGAGCGACTGGAGCCCCGCCCTGGAGCTCG GCTCGGAGGCCACAACCCCGCCGCGGGCCCTGGTGTTGGCGGCGTCGAGCTGTGCAGCCCTGCTGTGTGCGCTGGCACTGGGGGCGGCCTGCAGGAG ACTCGCGCTCTCACGCCGCCTCCTCCCCCCCATCCCCGGGATCCGGGACCGCGTATCTGATGACGAGCGTGTCAACtcggag ACGCTGAGGAAGGACCTGCTGCGGCCCTAG
- the Csf2ra gene encoding granulocyte-macrophage colony-stimulating factor receptor subunit alpha isoform X2 — MSIIPLPQLLALLCCCGLAAATQGPTDPSTPPNLGLAHFHNLTFDPGTWTLSWACGGHDGAVMSCTVIDQEAGIRRRVRSRGCRCRFQPMELHRGVDLEVAGDKGHAQVHQTLRFENEGAPGSGAENLTCEILAAHFLCCYWAVGPAAPDDIRYSLRVLNATGHEVASCSAAPGTPPTRCQADDLTHLPRLAYIVVTGQSRTGLVRFLDAVVNTKGIERLGPPDNVSASCNFSHCTITWAPPPTWAPMTEQDFRFEIEWKKAEPSSIAQKVVIAGREDNAFAFPSPAPRGRLWVRVRAGDTRSDRWSDWSPALELGSEATTPPRALVLAASSCAALLCALALGAACRRLALSRRLLPPIPGIRDRVSDDERVNSEVRGHGGRGARGSEVLLTLAPPTAPGRPLTLSVPPPPGRR; from the exons ATGAGCatcattcccctgcctcagctcctcgCCCTGCTCTGCTGCTGCGGACTTGCTGCTGCTACTCAGG GCCCCACAGACCCGTCCACGCCCCCTAACCTGGGCCTCGCCCACTTCCACAACCTGACCTTCGACCCCGGGACCTGGACACTGAGCTGGGCCTGTGGCGGCCATGATGGGGCAGTGATGTCGTGCACGGTGATTGACCAGGAGGCAGGGATCCGGCGCAGAGTGCGG TCCCGGGGCTGCCGCTGCCGGTTTCAGCCAATGGAGTTACACCGCGGGGTCGACCTGGAGGTTGCGGGGGACAAAGGCCATGCCCAAGTCCATCAGACTCTGCGCTTCGAGAATGAAG GTGCCCCAGGCTCCGGGGCAGAGAACCTGACCTGTGAGATCCTTGCTGCCCACTTCCTGTGCTGTTATTGGGCGGTGGGGCCGGCTGCACCCGATGACATCAGATACTCACTGCGCGTGCTCAACGCCAC TGGTCATGAGGTCGCCAGCTGCTCCGCTGCCCCCGGAACCCCACCCACGCGTTGCCAGGCTGATGATCTCACACATCTGCCCCGCCTCGCATACATCGTCGTCACTGGGCAGAGCCGGACGGGGCTGGTGCGGTTCCTGGATGCCGTGGTCAACACCAAGGGCATTG AGCGCCTGGGTCCCCCAGATAACGTCTCTGCCTCCTGTAACTTCTCCCACTGCACCATCACCTGGGCTCCGCCCCCTACCTGGGCGCCTATGACGGAACAGGATTTCCGCTTTGAGATCGAGTGGAAG AAGGCGGAGCCCAGCAGCATTGCCCAGAAG GTGGTTATCGCAGGGCGCGAGGACAACGCCTTCGCCttccccagccccgccccccgTGGCCGCCTCTGGGTCAGAGTTCGTGCAGGGGACACACGCAGTGATCGGTGGAGCGACTGGAGCCCCGCCCTGGAGCTCG GCTCGGAGGCCACAACCCCGCCGCGGGCCCTGGTGTTGGCGGCGTCGAGCTGTGCAGCCCTGCTGTGTGCGCTGGCACTGGGGGCGGCCTGCAGGAG ACTCGCGCTCTCACGCCGCCTCCTCCCCCCCATCCCCGGGATCCGGGACCGCGTATCTGATGACGAGCGTGTCAACtcggaggtcagaggtcatggagggaggGGGGCTAGGGGGTCAGAGGTTCTCCTCACCCTAGCCCCACCCACTGCTCCTGGGCGACCTCTGACCCTGTCGGTCCCGCCCCCTCCCGGCAGACGCTGA
- the Csf2ra gene encoding granulocyte-macrophage colony-stimulating factor receptor subunit alpha isoform X4: MSIIPLPQLLALLCCCGLAAATQGPTDPSTPPNLGLAHFHNLTFDPGTWTLSWACGGHDGAVMSCTVIDQEAGIRRRVRSRGCRCRFQPMELHRGVDLEVAGDKGHAQVHQTLRFENEGAPGSGAENLTCEILAAHFLCCYWAVGPAAPDDIRYSLRVLNATGHEVASCSAAPGTPPTRCQADDLTHLPRLAYIVVTGQSRTGLVRFLDAVVNTKGIERLGPPDNVSASCNFSHCTITWAPPPTWAPMTEQDFRFEIEWKKAEPSSIAQKVVIAGREDNAFAFPSPAPRGRLWVRVRAGDTRSDRWSDWSPALELGSEATTPPRALVLAASSCAALLCALALGAACRRLALSRRLLPPIPGIRDRVSDDERVNSETLRKDLLRP; this comes from the exons ATGAGCatcattcccctgcctcagctcctcgCCCTGCTCTGCTGCTGCGGACTTGCTGCTGCTACTCAGG GCCCCACAGACCCGTCCACGCCCCCTAACCTGGGCCTCGCCCACTTCCACAACCTGACCTTCGACCCCGGGACCTGGACACTGAGCTGGGCCTGTGGCGGCCATGATGGGGCAGTGATGTCGTGCACGGTGATTGACCAGGAGGCAGGGATCCGGCGCAGAGTGCGG TCCCGGGGCTGCCGCTGCCGGTTTCAGCCAATGGAGTTACACCGCGGGGTCGACCTGGAGGTTGCGGGGGACAAAGGCCATGCCCAAGTCCATCAGACTCTGCGCTTCGAGAATGAAG GTGCCCCAGGCTCCGGGGCAGAGAACCTGACCTGTGAGATCCTTGCTGCCCACTTCCTGTGCTGTTATTGGGCGGTGGGGCCGGCTGCACCCGATGACATCAGATACTCACTGCGCGTGCTCAACGCCAC TGGTCATGAGGTCGCCAGCTGCTCCGCTGCCCCCGGAACCCCACCCACGCGTTGCCAGGCTGATGATCTCACACATCTGCCCCGCCTCGCATACATCGTCGTCACTGGGCAGAGCCGGACGGGGCTGGTGCGGTTCCTGGATGCCGTGGTCAACACCAAGGGCATTG AGCGCCTGGGTCCCCCAGATAACGTCTCTGCCTCCTGTAACTTCTCCCACTGCACCATCACCTGGGCTCCGCCCCCTACCTGGGCGCCTATGACGGAACAGGATTTCCGCTTTGAGATCGAGTGGAAG AAGGCGGAGCCCAGCAGCATTGCCCAGAAG GTGGTTATCGCAGGGCGCGAGGACAACGCCTTCGCCttccccagccccgccccccgTGGCCGCCTCTGGGTCAGAGTTCGTGCAGGGGACACACGCAGTGATCGGTGGAGCGACTGGAGCCCCGCCCTGGAGCTCG GCTCGGAGGCCACAACCCCGCCGCGGGCCCTGGTGTTGGCGGCGTCGAGCTGTGCAGCCCTGCTGTGTGCGCTGGCACTGGGGGCGGCCTGCAGGAG ACTCGCGCTCTCACGCCGCCTCCTCCCCCCCATCCCCGGGATCCGGGACCGCGTATCTGATGACGAGCGTGTCAACtcggag ACGCTGAGGAAGGACCTGCTGCGGCCCTAG
- the Csf2ra gene encoding granulocyte-macrophage colony-stimulating factor receptor subunit alpha isoform X1 produces the protein MSIIPLPQLLALLCCCGLAAATQGPTDPSTPPNLGLAHFHNLTFDPGTWTLSWACGGHDGAVMSCTVIDQEAGIRRRVRSRGCRCRFQPMELHRGVDLEVAGDKGHAQVHQTLRFENEGAPGSGAENLTCEILAAHFLCCYWAVGPAAPDDIRYSLRVLNATGHEVASCSAAPGTPPTRCQADDLTHLPRLAYIVVTGQSRTGLVRFLDAVVNTKGIERLGPPDNVSASCNFSHCTITWAPPPTWAPMTEQDFRFEIEWKSCPPLSSSTQKAEPSSIAQKVVIAGREDNAFAFPSPAPRGRLWVRVRAGDTRSDRWSDWSPALELGSEATTPPRALVLAASSCAALLCALALGAACRRLALSRRLLPPIPGIRDRVSDDERVNSEVRGHGGRGARGSEVLLTLAPPTAPGRPLTLSVPPPPGRR, from the exons ATGAGCatcattcccctgcctcagctcctcgCCCTGCTCTGCTGCTGCGGACTTGCTGCTGCTACTCAGG GCCCCACAGACCCGTCCACGCCCCCTAACCTGGGCCTCGCCCACTTCCACAACCTGACCTTCGACCCCGGGACCTGGACACTGAGCTGGGCCTGTGGCGGCCATGATGGGGCAGTGATGTCGTGCACGGTGATTGACCAGGAGGCAGGGATCCGGCGCAGAGTGCGG TCCCGGGGCTGCCGCTGCCGGTTTCAGCCAATGGAGTTACACCGCGGGGTCGACCTGGAGGTTGCGGGGGACAAAGGCCATGCCCAAGTCCATCAGACTCTGCGCTTCGAGAATGAAG GTGCCCCAGGCTCCGGGGCAGAGAACCTGACCTGTGAGATCCTTGCTGCCCACTTCCTGTGCTGTTATTGGGCGGTGGGGCCGGCTGCACCCGATGACATCAGATACTCACTGCGCGTGCTCAACGCCAC TGGTCATGAGGTCGCCAGCTGCTCCGCTGCCCCCGGAACCCCACCCACGCGTTGCCAGGCTGATGATCTCACACATCTGCCCCGCCTCGCATACATCGTCGTCACTGGGCAGAGCCGGACGGGGCTGGTGCGGTTCCTGGATGCCGTGGTCAACACCAAGGGCATTG AGCGCCTGGGTCCCCCAGATAACGTCTCTGCCTCCTGTAACTTCTCCCACTGCACCATCACCTGGGCTCCGCCCCCTACCTGGGCGCCTATGACGGAACAGGATTTCCGCTTTGAGATCGAGTGGAAG TCCTGCccacccctttcttcctccactcAGAAGGCGGAGCCCAGCAGCATTGCCCAGAAG GTGGTTATCGCAGGGCGCGAGGACAACGCCTTCGCCttccccagccccgccccccgTGGCCGCCTCTGGGTCAGAGTTCGTGCAGGGGACACACGCAGTGATCGGTGGAGCGACTGGAGCCCCGCCCTGGAGCTCG GCTCGGAGGCCACAACCCCGCCGCGGGCCCTGGTGTTGGCGGCGTCGAGCTGTGCAGCCCTGCTGTGTGCGCTGGCACTGGGGGCGGCCTGCAGGAG ACTCGCGCTCTCACGCCGCCTCCTCCCCCCCATCCCCGGGATCCGGGACCGCGTATCTGATGACGAGCGTGTCAACtcggaggtcagaggtcatggagggaggGGGGCTAGGGGGTCAGAGGTTCTCCTCACCCTAGCCCCACCCACTGCTCCTGGGCGACCTCTGACCCTGTCGGTCCCGCCCCCTCCCGGCAGACGCTGA
- the Csf2ra gene encoding granulocyte-macrophage colony-stimulating factor receptor subunit alpha isoform X6 gives MSIIPLPQLLALLCCCGLAAATQGPTDPSTPPNLGLAHFHNLTFDPGTWTLSWACGGHDGAVMSCTVIDQEAGIRRRVRSRGCRCRFQPMELHRGVDLEVAGDKGHAQVHQTLRFENEGAPGSGAENLTCEILAAHFLCCYWAVGPAAPDDIRYSLRVLNATGHEVASCSAAPGTPPTRCQADDLTHLPRLAYIVVTGQSRTGLVRFLDAVVNTKGIERLGPPDNVSASCNFSHCTITWAPPPTWAPMTEQDFRFEIEWKSCPPLSSSTQKAEPSSIAQKARRPQPRRGPWCWRRRAVQPCCVRWHWGRPAGDSRSHAASSPPSPGSGTAYLMTSVSTRRSEVMEGGGLGGQRFSSP, from the exons ATGAGCatcattcccctgcctcagctcctcgCCCTGCTCTGCTGCTGCGGACTTGCTGCTGCTACTCAGG GCCCCACAGACCCGTCCACGCCCCCTAACCTGGGCCTCGCCCACTTCCACAACCTGACCTTCGACCCCGGGACCTGGACACTGAGCTGGGCCTGTGGCGGCCATGATGGGGCAGTGATGTCGTGCACGGTGATTGACCAGGAGGCAGGGATCCGGCGCAGAGTGCGG TCCCGGGGCTGCCGCTGCCGGTTTCAGCCAATGGAGTTACACCGCGGGGTCGACCTGGAGGTTGCGGGGGACAAAGGCCATGCCCAAGTCCATCAGACTCTGCGCTTCGAGAATGAAG GTGCCCCAGGCTCCGGGGCAGAGAACCTGACCTGTGAGATCCTTGCTGCCCACTTCCTGTGCTGTTATTGGGCGGTGGGGCCGGCTGCACCCGATGACATCAGATACTCACTGCGCGTGCTCAACGCCAC TGGTCATGAGGTCGCCAGCTGCTCCGCTGCCCCCGGAACCCCACCCACGCGTTGCCAGGCTGATGATCTCACACATCTGCCCCGCCTCGCATACATCGTCGTCACTGGGCAGAGCCGGACGGGGCTGGTGCGGTTCCTGGATGCCGTGGTCAACACCAAGGGCATTG AGCGCCTGGGTCCCCCAGATAACGTCTCTGCCTCCTGTAACTTCTCCCACTGCACCATCACCTGGGCTCCGCCCCCTACCTGGGCGCCTATGACGGAACAGGATTTCCGCTTTGAGATCGAGTGGAAG TCCTGCccacccctttcttcctccactcAGAAGGCGGAGCCCAGCAGCATTGCCCAGAAG GCTCGGAGGCCACAACCCCGCCGCGGGCCCTGGTGTTGGCGGCGTCGAGCTGTGCAGCCCTGCTGTGTGCGCTGGCACTGGGGGCGGCCTGCAGGAG ACTCGCGCTCTCACGCCGCCTCCTCCCCCCCATCCCCGGGATCCGGGACCGCGTATCTGATGACGAGCGTGTCAACtcggaggtcagaggtcatggagggaggGGGGCTAGGGGGTCAGAGGTTCTCCTCACCCTAG